From Thermoflavifilum aggregans, a single genomic window includes:
- a CDS encoding VCBS repeat-containing protein: MLSGHILKSILLPFATCCLFLVACSRSEKLFIALKPDQTGIDFVNEVHDSSDMNILDYMYYYNGGGVALGDINNDGLDDILLTSNKHGIRLYENEGHMHFKDITRQAGLETDASWITGAVMADVNGDGWLDIYVCVVSGYQGLQGHNLLFINQHNGTFKEESAAYGLDFRGFCTQASFFDYDHDGDLDLFLVCHAVHSAETYGDTSLRSHFSEVSGGHLFRNDHGHFVEVTRQAGIIASPISYGLSAIVGDFNNDGWDDIYEGNDFQENDYYYINNHDGTFTEMNSKAFGHESKSTMGSDAADINHDGWLDLVTLDMLPEDEKILKSTANDDPYEMALYKMKLGYSPQYTRNMLQLNTYGGKYFSEIGLMAGIAATDWSWSPLIADFNNDGIPDLFVSAGIWRRANDLDYIRFIANTQVAKSLSDTRLLDQEAIQHMPQGPVHNFIFEGTDHLLFIDRSSQWGMNQPGFSNGAAYADLDNDGDLDLVVNNLNEPAVIYKNQTREKYHAHYLRIKCAGSDSNRFGIGAKVILKYHGKFQYAYIQPTRGFESATDPTLFFGLGKDTIVDSLQVIWPRGEKQVLRHVHADQILTLYQNQARDSGPEWLPQMRENQFLFTNYTDSLSSVQFIHRGDPSFIDFARQPFIPHMVSTDAPKVAVGDVNGDGLEDFYVCGGKFQAGALYIQKPDGQFVLSDQPAFQQDSLCIDQDAVFVDVNHDGYPDLYVVSGGGEFYDGMKPLLDRIYLNDGRGHFIKDTAALPPMYVNKSCVRICDLNQDGYPDLFVGGRVHALDYGQIPRSYLLINDGKGHFRDATDQIAPGLSHVGLVTDAIWTDFNGDGKPDLIVVGEWMPISFFENDGHGHLKNVTQNMGMEHTNGWWQCIVPADLDGDGKTDYLVGNYGMNTKFHPTEKNPVKLYIVPSSQQSTDVTILTYAQNGHDYPLVGKDVFDQQFPERMKKKFPAYHDFAGQTIQDILGLALQHARVWHAYTFQSVWLHNLGNGKFEILPLPVEAQVAPIRTFDVGDFNHDGHPDVLVGGNFYGVLPAEGRYDANDGIVLLGDGKGHFRAAWPWQTGFFVNGEVRDIKTLHMKNDSLIMVARYDQRLLFFKNK, translated from the coding sequence ATGTTATCAGGTCATATATTAAAATCAATATTGCTTCCATTTGCAACCTGTTGTTTGTTTCTGGTAGCGTGCAGCCGTTCGGAAAAACTTTTTATTGCACTGAAACCAGATCAAACCGGGATTGATTTTGTGAATGAAGTGCACGACAGTTCAGACATGAACATCCTGGATTACATGTATTATTACAACGGCGGTGGGGTAGCATTGGGCGATATCAATAATGACGGGCTGGATGATATTTTGCTGACTTCCAATAAACATGGTATTCGTTTGTATGAAAACGAGGGACACATGCATTTTAAAGATATTACTCGCCAGGCAGGTCTGGAAACGGATGCCAGCTGGATTACAGGAGCTGTGATGGCCGATGTAAACGGCGATGGATGGCTTGATATTTACGTCTGTGTGGTAAGTGGATATCAGGGGCTGCAGGGACATAATTTGCTTTTTATCAATCAACACAATGGTACCTTCAAAGAAGAATCAGCAGCTTACGGGTTGGATTTTCGGGGCTTTTGCACTCAGGCCAGTTTTTTTGATTATGATCATGATGGTGATCTGGATTTGTTTCTGGTTTGCCATGCCGTGCATTCTGCTGAAACGTATGGCGATACATCATTGAGATCGCATTTCAGTGAAGTGAGCGGAGGGCATCTGTTTCGCAATGATCATGGGCATTTTGTGGAAGTAACCCGCCAGGCGGGTATCATTGCCAGTCCTATTAGTTACGGGTTGAGTGCCATCGTCGGCGATTTCAACAATGATGGCTGGGATGATATCTATGAAGGAAATGATTTTCAGGAAAATGATTACTACTACATCAACAATCATGATGGAACATTTACAGAAATGAATAGCAAGGCTTTTGGCCACGAAAGCAAGTCCACCATGGGTTCAGATGCGGCCGACATCAACCACGATGGCTGGTTGGATCTGGTTACGCTGGATATGCTACCTGAAGATGAGAAAATCCTGAAATCCACCGCCAACGACGATCCTTATGAGATGGCCCTTTATAAAATGAAGCTGGGTTACAGCCCGCAATATACCCGCAACATGCTGCAGCTGAATACTTATGGAGGTAAATACTTTAGCGAAATCGGACTGATGGCTGGGATAGCCGCTACCGACTGGAGCTGGTCGCCCCTGATTGCCGATTTCAATAATGATGGTATTCCCGATCTTTTTGTATCGGCCGGTATATGGAGAAGAGCCAATGACCTGGATTATATTCGGTTTATAGCCAACACCCAGGTGGCCAAAAGTTTGTCTGACACTCGTTTGCTCGATCAAGAAGCTATTCAGCACATGCCCCAGGGTCCGGTACATAATTTCATCTTTGAAGGCACCGATCATCTGCTTTTTATAGATCGATCTTCACAATGGGGAATGAATCAACCCGGCTTTTCCAATGGAGCTGCTTATGCGGATTTGGACAATGATGGCGATCTTGATCTCGTTGTAAACAACCTCAATGAACCAGCTGTCATTTATAAAAATCAAACCCGTGAAAAATATCATGCACATTATCTCCGGATAAAATGTGCGGGCAGTGACAGCAATCGGTTTGGCATCGGAGCAAAGGTGATACTCAAATATCATGGTAAATTCCAGTATGCCTACATACAGCCTACCCGTGGTTTTGAAAGTGCTACAGATCCCACTTTGTTTTTTGGCCTCGGAAAAGATACCATTGTGGATAGCTTGCAGGTGATCTGGCCCAGAGGTGAAAAGCAGGTGCTCAGGCATGTACATGCAGATCAGATCCTGACGCTTTACCAGAATCAGGCACGGGATAGCGGCCCGGAATGGTTACCACAAATGCGGGAAAATCAGTTTTTATTTACTAATTATACCGACAGCCTTTCTTCAGTTCAGTTTATACATCGGGGAGATCCCAGTTTTATTGATTTTGCCCGGCAGCCTTTTATTCCGCATATGGTATCTACAGATGCTCCCAAAGTTGCTGTGGGAGATGTAAATGGGGACGGACTTGAAGATTTTTATGTGTGCGGAGGTAAATTTCAGGCTGGAGCTCTTTATATCCAAAAGCCTGATGGGCAGTTTGTATTATCTGATCAGCCTGCATTCCAGCAGGACTCACTTTGTATTGACCAAGATGCTGTATTTGTAGATGTGAACCATGACGGATATCCCGACTTGTATGTGGTAAGTGGCGGAGGTGAATTTTATGATGGTATGAAACCCCTGCTGGATCGCATTTATCTCAATGATGGCAGGGGACATTTTATCAAAGACACTGCGGCATTGCCACCCATGTATGTAAATAAATCCTGTGTAAGAATATGTGATTTGAATCAGGATGGATATCCGGATTTGTTTGTGGGTGGCAGGGTTCATGCATTGGATTATGGACAGATACCGCGCTCTTATTTGCTTATCAATGATGGCAAAGGACATTTCCGGGATGCAACCGATCAGATTGCTCCCGGGTTGAGTCATGTTGGCCTGGTGACTGATGCGATCTGGACAGATTTCAACGGAGATGGAAAACCTGATTTGATTGTGGTGGGTGAATGGATGCCTATCAGTTTTTTTGAAAACGATGGACACGGACATCTGAAGAATGTAACCCAAAACATGGGCATGGAACATACCAATGGCTGGTGGCAATGTATCGTGCCGGCAGATCTGGACGGGGATGGGAAAACAGATTATCTGGTGGGTAATTACGGGATGAATACAAAATTTCATCCCACCGAAAAAAATCCGGTGAAGCTTTATATCGTTCCTTCATCACAACAATCAACTGATGTTACCATTCTCACTTATGCACAGAATGGCCATGATTATCCTTTGGTTGGGAAGGATGTTTTTGATCAGCAATTTCCCGAAAGAATGAAAAAAAAGTTTCCGGCTTATCATGATTTTGCCGGACAAACCATACAAGATATTTTAGGATTAGCGCTTCAGCATGCCCGTGTATGGCATGCATACACTTTCCAATCAGTCTGGCTGCATAATCTTGGGAATGGAAAATTTGAAATACTTCCTTTGCCTGTGGAAGCTCAGGTGGCTCCAATCCGAACTTTTGATGTGGGTGATTTCAATCACGACGGGCATCCGGATGTACTGGTGGGTGGTAATTTTTATGGTGTATTGCCTGCTGAAGGTCGTTATGACGCCAATGATGGAATTGTTTTATTGGGCGATGGCAAAGGTCATTTCCGGGCAGCATGGCCCTGGCAGACCGGATTTTTTGTAAACGGAGAAGTGAGGGACATTAAAACCCTGCATATGAAAAACGATTCGTTGATTATGGTAGCCCGCTATGATCAGCGTTTGTTGTTTTTTAAAAACAAATAA
- a CDS encoding carboxymuconolactone decarboxylase family protein — MSCYISLGNPQLPGIIGLLNYRPETARPLCELAETLLRRDEGLTPLEREWIASYVSYLNNCHFCHTSHGAATCAHAGQSVDMIDEIEKGPASTQISPKMRALLVIAGQVQKGGKYVTEAAIQDARAAGATDLEIHDTVLIAAAFCMYNRYVDGLHTWAPAEREAYQEEGHQMAFEGYLRHF; from the coding sequence ATGTCTTGCTATATTTCTCTCGGAAATCCGCAACTTCCCGGCATTATAGGATTATTGAATTATCGTCCGGAAACAGCCCGTCCTTTATGCGAACTTGCTGAAACATTGCTACGCCGCGATGAAGGGCTTACACCATTGGAGCGAGAATGGATTGCCTCTTACGTGTCTTATTTGAATAACTGTCATTTCTGCCATACTTCACATGGAGCGGCCACCTGTGCGCATGCAGGTCAGTCGGTGGATATGATTGATGAAATTGAAAAGGGGCCGGCCTCCACGCAAATATCGCCCAAGATGAGGGCTTTGCTGGTGATTGCCGGGCAGGTGCAGAAAGGTGGCAAATATGTCACCGAAGCAGCCATTCAAGATGCACGGGCGGCAGGCGCTACGGATCTGGAAATCCATGATACGGTGCTGATTGCGGCTGCCTTTTGTATGTATAACCGCTATGTGGATGGCCTGCATACCTGGGCCCCAGCTGAGCGAGAGGCTTATCAAGAAGAAGGCCACCAGATGGCATTTGAAGGTTATCTCAGACATTTTTGA
- a CDS encoding glycoside hydrolase family 65 protein encodes MRKNFGLLAAILLSINLPHALYAQSENSWIWQLQADHPDPSHYYGVTVANGILGIVSAPDPLSVKEIVLNGAYDQYGRGRVSNLLKTFSFANVDLTINGQQVTPQQISHFHQTLDMYRAVFTSSFDVGNLAHVTCSWRALRQLPYNMLVTVDIQAKQPITISAASVIEAPDMLRNVQQFYEDIASPHGPLHVLFSTASSPTGKLSVAAATCFLFDEARDQQPRVTHEMWDNNRHLMRFSQSLQAGETYTFSIAGATISSAQSADPANDAERLTIFEALQTRKELIDAHNNAWQQLWQSDIQIEGDDTTQRDIHSMLYHLYSFVREGSGYSLSPMGLSGLGYNGHVFWDADLWMYPVLLQLHPEIARSLIEYRIHRLPQAIANAYAHGYQGAMYPWESAASGEEETPVWALSGPFEHHITACVAIAIWQYFCVTHDTAWLRNEAYPVLEATANFWVSRVQKAADGYHIRNVVAADEWAENVDDDAFTNGAAIENLRDAIRAAQIIGAEPDPHWQKVADHIVILHFPDGVIREHATYQGEQIKQADVNLLAYPLGLIRDTLQIRKDLAYYEPRIGQGPAMSYAMLGLLYERLGYPEKAYALFKRGYVPNELPPFGVLAETAGGTNPYFATGAGGILQCVLNGFGGLQITENGIIQLKTRLPARWKSLTITGVGMGKKNFIVSNK; translated from the coding sequence ATGAGAAAAAATTTCGGCTTGCTGGCAGCTATTCTTTTATCAATCAATTTGCCGCATGCCTTGTATGCACAATCTGAAAATTCCTGGATCTGGCAATTGCAAGCTGATCATCCGGATCCTTCGCATTACTATGGTGTTACGGTAGCAAATGGAATATTAGGAATCGTTTCTGCGCCCGACCCATTGAGTGTAAAAGAAATTGTATTAAACGGTGCTTACGATCAGTATGGGCGGGGCCGGGTAAGCAATCTGCTGAAAACATTCAGCTTCGCCAATGTGGATCTGACAATCAACGGACAACAGGTAACCCCACAACAAATCAGCCATTTTCACCAGACGCTCGACATGTATCGGGCTGTGTTCACATCTTCATTCGATGTAGGTAATCTGGCTCATGTAACCTGCTCCTGGCGGGCATTGCGGCAATTGCCTTACAATATGCTGGTTACGGTTGACATACAAGCTAAACAACCAATCACAATTTCTGCGGCCAGTGTGATTGAAGCTCCGGATATGCTGCGCAATGTGCAGCAATTTTATGAGGATATTGCCAGCCCGCATGGGCCGCTGCATGTGTTGTTTTCCACTGCTTCTAGTCCCACGGGCAAACTGTCAGTAGCGGCAGCCACCTGTTTTTTGTTTGATGAAGCCCGCGATCAGCAGCCGCGAGTTACGCATGAAATGTGGGACAACAACCGACATCTGATGCGGTTCAGCCAATCTCTGCAGGCCGGAGAAACCTATACGTTTTCCATTGCGGGTGCAACCATCAGCAGCGCACAGAGTGCGGATCCCGCCAATGATGCAGAGCGGCTGACCATTTTTGAAGCCCTGCAGACCCGCAAGGAGCTGATTGACGCTCACAACAATGCCTGGCAGCAGCTCTGGCAAAGCGATATCCAGATTGAAGGCGATGATACCACCCAGCGTGATATTCACAGCATGTTGTATCATCTGTACAGCTTTGTGCGTGAGGGCTCGGGTTATAGTCTTTCACCTATGGGCTTATCCGGATTGGGATACAATGGGCATGTGTTCTGGGATGCTGATCTGTGGATGTATCCGGTATTATTGCAGCTGCATCCTGAAATTGCCCGTTCGTTGATCGAATATCGGATTCATCGCCTGCCTCAGGCCATAGCCAATGCATATGCTCATGGATATCAGGGAGCGATGTATCCATGGGAATCAGCGGCCAGCGGGGAAGAAGAAACACCCGTCTGGGCATTGTCTGGTCCATTTGAACATCATATTACTGCTTGCGTAGCTATTGCTATCTGGCAGTACTTCTGTGTTACCCACGACACAGCATGGCTCAGGAATGAGGCTTATCCGGTATTGGAAGCCACGGCAAATTTCTGGGTTTCGCGGGTGCAAAAAGCTGCTGATGGCTATCATATCCGCAACGTGGTCGCTGCTGATGAATGGGCAGAGAATGTGGATGATGATGCTTTTACCAACGGAGCAGCCATTGAAAATCTGCGCGATGCCATCCGGGCAGCACAGATCATCGGAGCTGAACCGGACCCGCATTGGCAAAAGGTGGCCGACCATATTGTGATCTTGCATTTTCCTGATGGGGTGATCCGAGAACATGCCACCTATCAAGGAGAACAGATTAAACAGGCGGATGTGAACCTGCTGGCATATCCCCTGGGATTGATCCGGGATACGTTGCAGATCAGAAAAGATCTTGCATATTATGAACCGCGCATTGGTCAGGGCCCGGCCATGAGTTATGCCATGCTTGGCTTGTTGTATGAAAGGCTGGGATATCCTGAAAAAGCCTATGCTTTGTTTAAACGTGGATACGTACCCAATGAACTGCCTCCCTTTGGTGTACTGGCTGAAACAGCCGGCGGCACCAATCCTTATTTTGCCACCGGAGCGGGAGGTATATTACAGTGTGTATTGAATGGCTTCGGCGGTTTGCAGATTACCGAAAACGGCATCATTCAGCTGAAAACCCGTTTACCAGCGCGGTGGAAATCGTTGACCATCACGGGTGTTGGAATGGGTAAAAAAAATTTTATAGTTTCCAATAAATAA
- a CDS encoding carboxymuconolactone decarboxylase family protein, whose protein sequence is MSCYINLPDPALPGIWGPMRFRPETAPPLSHIAQALLQTDEGISRMEREWIASYVSYLNGCHFCHTIHGAVTCAHAHESVDMIDEIEKGPESDLLSEKMKALLVIAAQVQKGGKHVTREAIEAARQAGATDLEIHDTVLIAAAFCMFNRYVDGLHTWAPPDRQLYAEEGKRMAIEGYLRKNKGQQMQKV, encoded by the coding sequence ATGTCTTGCTATATCAATTTACCTGATCCCGCATTGCCGGGCATCTGGGGACCTATGCGTTTCAGACCTGAAACGGCACCTCCTCTTTCCCATATTGCACAGGCCTTGTTGCAGACTGATGAAGGCATCAGCCGGATGGAACGTGAATGGATTGCATCCTATGTGTCTTATCTAAACGGTTGTCATTTCTGCCACACCATTCACGGTGCAGTAACCTGTGCACACGCGCACGAGTCTGTGGATATGATTGATGAAATTGAAAAAGGCCCTGAATCAGATTTGTTATCCGAAAAAATGAAAGCCTTACTGGTGATTGCTGCACAGGTGCAGAAAGGAGGTAAACATGTAACCCGGGAGGCTATTGAAGCTGCCAGACAGGCAGGCGCCACAGATCTGGAAATCCATGATACGGTGCTGATTGCAGCCGCCTTTTGTATGTTCAATCGTTATGTGGATGGCCTGCACACCTGGGCTCCGCCTGATCGCCAGCTATATGCAGAAGAAGGCAAACGGATGGCTATAGAAGGTTATCTGCGTAAAAATAAAGGACAACAAATGCAAAAAGTGTAA
- a CDS encoding VCBS repeat-containing protein, whose protein sequence is MACLYIVFMAGCRSSSSDYHPPSDPLFVQLSARQTGIDFENQVTPSAQFNVFNYRNFYNGGGVAIGDVNNDGWADIFLVSNQGQCKLYLNEGHWHFKDVTQEAGLETTRVHWSTGVAMADVNGDGLLDIYVCNSGNLPGDDRSNVLWINQGVDKNGIPHFKDEAAQYGLQDKGGFTIHASFFDYDGDGDLDCYILENSFKPISSFGYDKYKLRNQRDPYGGDKLLRNDNGHFVDVSDAAHIYGSVIGFGLGVSVGDINGDMWPDIYVSNDFFERDYLYLNRGDGTFEEILDTAMGHISQSSMGADMADLNNDGWQDIYTTDMLPESDYRLKTTSYFDDYDVNQERLNHDFHHQYMRDMLQLNNGDTTFSEIGQLAGVYATDWSWGALAFDMNNDGWKDLFVSNGIYKNLTDQDFISYFASDANKKRVAESGKFDYREFQNKISSTPVANYAFINQHNLTFRNEAYALGLAMPGFSNGAAYGDLDNDGDLDLVVNNVNMPCFIYRNMTNEKYHKSYIRIKLKGTGKNTFGIGAQVTVYANGMEQMQQEFPQRGFESSMDPVLVFGLEHAKIIDSIVVIWPDRNHEMQVLKNVKVNQTLTLYQKDAHQQFIYHPPVYHPFYENVSASKIHGNIRHQEDLFFVDFQRERLMPELLSTEGPKIATADINGDGLTDFFIGGARDDPGKIFIQLPDGQFRRIDEPALDADRHYEDIGAAFADVNHDGYPDLIVVSGGNEDDVGSRWLAPRVYLNNGKGIFRKLPDAFPPEISVNASCVKVCDFNHDGYPDLFIGGRDVPGIYGADPRSYLLQNDGHGHFVDVTERIAPGLARIGMVTDACWADVDQDGKPDLIVVGEWMPITIFKNEGGYFKKWIEIPHSEGWWHCITAADVNGDGKIDFVLGNLGLNSQFKADPQHPVQLYVGDFDHNGQIDCILTSYKDDGKSYPFYMKDEMYAQFPMLSKRFPKYADYAGKTIQQLFKPEELKDAVIKKAEYLQTALLLNEGNGHFRLEALPVRAQFSPVFAALVEDLDGDGYPDIFLGGNFYGVKPQIGRYDASYGCFLKGDGKGHFTYLTPEQSGLFIRGEVRDLATWEGKDHTKYILVARNNDNALLFQQVYKKTNKDKRPTVK, encoded by the coding sequence ATGGCCTGCCTGTACATAGTATTTATGGCAGGTTGCCGTTCATCTTCATCAGATTATCATCCACCTTCCGATCCGCTTTTTGTTCAGCTTTCTGCCCGGCAAACCGGAATTGATTTTGAAAACCAGGTAACTCCTTCAGCTCAGTTTAATGTATTTAATTATCGCAATTTTTATAATGGCGGTGGTGTAGCAATTGGCGATGTGAACAACGATGGATGGGCTGATATTTTTTTGGTATCCAACCAGGGACAATGCAAATTATATTTGAACGAAGGGCACTGGCATTTTAAAGATGTAACCCAGGAAGCTGGCCTGGAAACCACCCGCGTTCATTGGTCAACTGGAGTGGCCATGGCCGATGTGAATGGCGATGGCTTGTTGGATATTTATGTATGCAACAGTGGCAATTTGCCGGGAGATGATCGATCGAATGTACTGTGGATCAATCAGGGTGTAGATAAAAATGGGATTCCTCATTTTAAGGATGAGGCAGCTCAATATGGTTTACAAGATAAAGGTGGTTTTACCATACATGCTTCATTTTTTGATTATGACGGCGATGGAGATCTGGACTGTTATATATTGGAAAACAGTTTTAAACCTATCAGCAGTTTTGGCTATGACAAATATAAGCTACGGAATCAACGCGATCCTTATGGAGGAGATAAGTTATTGAGAAATGATAACGGGCATTTTGTGGATGTAAGTGATGCTGCTCATATTTATGGCAGTGTGATCGGATTTGGCCTGGGCGTGAGTGTAGGAGATATCAATGGTGATATGTGGCCGGATATTTATGTATCCAATGATTTTTTTGAACGTGATTATCTGTATCTGAATCGTGGCGACGGAACTTTTGAAGAAATACTCGATACAGCTATGGGACATATCAGCCAATCATCCATGGGAGCTGATATGGCAGATTTGAACAACGATGGCTGGCAGGATATTTATACAACTGATATGCTTCCTGAAAGTGATTATCGTTTGAAAACTACATCTTATTTTGATGATTATGATGTAAATCAAGAACGATTGAACCATGATTTTCATCATCAATATATGCGCGACATGCTCCAGTTAAATAACGGTGATACTACTTTCAGCGAAATCGGTCAGCTGGCAGGCGTATATGCTACCGACTGGAGCTGGGGCGCACTGGCATTCGACATGAATAATGATGGATGGAAAGATCTTTTTGTAAGCAACGGTATTTATAAAAACCTTACTGACCAGGATTTTATCAGTTATTTCGCCAGTGACGCGAATAAAAAACGAGTTGCAGAAAGCGGAAAATTTGATTACCGTGAGTTTCAGAATAAGATATCTTCCACTCCAGTTGCAAATTATGCATTCATCAATCAGCATAACCTTACGTTCAGAAATGAGGCGTATGCATTAGGGTTGGCAATGCCCGGATTCAGCAATGGTGCGGCATACGGTGATCTGGATAATGATGGCGATCTGGATCTGGTGGTGAATAATGTCAACATGCCCTGTTTTATTTACCGCAACATGACCAATGAAAAATATCATAAATCCTATATCCGTATCAAACTCAAAGGCACGGGGAAGAATACATTTGGTATTGGTGCTCAGGTTACGGTTTATGCTAATGGTATGGAACAAATGCAACAGGAGTTCCCGCAGCGCGGATTTGAATCAAGTATGGATCCGGTGCTGGTATTTGGTCTTGAGCATGCAAAAATCATTGATTCAATTGTAGTCATCTGGCCTGATCGCAATCATGAAATGCAGGTATTGAAAAATGTAAAGGTAAACCAAACGCTTACGCTGTATCAGAAAGATGCACATCAACAATTTATTTATCATCCACCCGTCTATCATCCATTCTATGAAAATGTTTCTGCATCGAAAATACATGGCAATATCCGACATCAGGAAGATTTATTCTTTGTGGATTTCCAGAGGGAAAGGCTGATGCCTGAACTGTTATCTACTGAAGGTCCAAAAATTGCTACAGCTGATATCAATGGTGATGGACTTACGGATTTCTTTATCGGCGGCGCACGTGATGATCCTGGTAAAATTTTTATCCAGCTTCCTGATGGACAGTTCAGGCGAATTGATGAGCCTGCACTCGATGCGGATCGTCATTATGAAGATATCGGGGCTGCTTTTGCTGATGTGAACCATGATGGATATCCAGATCTGATCGTTGTTTCCGGCGGTAATGAAGATGATGTGGGCTCACGCTGGCTGGCTCCGCGTGTATATCTGAACAACGGAAAAGGTATTTTCAGAAAACTTCCGGATGCTTTTCCACCCGAAATTTCAGTGAATGCATCATGTGTGAAGGTTTGTGATTTTAATCATGATGGATATCCTGATTTATTTATTGGCGGCCGGGATGTACCGGGTATTTATGGAGCTGATCCTAGATCCTATTTGTTGCAAAACGATGGTCATGGTCATTTCGTGGATGTGACCGAACGGATTGCTCCGGGCCTTGCCAGGATAGGGATGGTTACAGATGCTTGCTGGGCCGATGTGGATCAAGATGGAAAACCAGACTTGATAGTTGTCGGCGAATGGATGCCTATTACCATTTTTAAAAATGAAGGAGGATATTTTAAAAAATGGATTGAAATTCCGCATAGCGAAGGATGGTGGCATTGTATCACGGCTGCTGATGTGAATGGGGATGGAAAAATAGATTTTGTGCTGGGAAATTTGGGGCTCAACAGCCAGTTTAAAGCTGACCCGCAACATCCAGTACAACTTTACGTGGGTGATTTTGATCACAACGGACAGATTGATTGCATATTGACCAGCTACAAAGATGATGGAAAGTCGTATCCATTTTACATGAAAGATGAAATGTATGCACAGTTTCCCATGTTGAGCAAACGGTTCCCGAAATATGCAGATTATGCAGGAAAAACCATCCAGCAACTGTTTAAACCGGAAGAACTAAAAGATGCAGTGATCAAGAAAGCAGAATATCTGCAAACCGCCTTGCTGCTGAACGAGGGGAATGGACATTTCCGTCTGGAAGCACTTCCTGTCCGTGCACAGTTTTCTCCTGTATTTGCTGCCTTGGTAGAAGATCTGGATGGAGATGGATATCCCGATATTTTCCTTGGTGGAAACTTTTATGGTGTGAAGCCTCAGATCGGACGATATGATGCCAGTTATGGTTGCTTTCTGAAAGGTGACGGTAAAGGACATTTTACTTATCTCACACCTGAACAGTCCGGATTGTTTATACGTGGCGAAGTAAGAGATCTTGCTACATGGGAAGGGAAAGATCATACAAAATATATCCTAGTGGCAAGGAATAATGATAATGCTCTCTTGTTTCAACAGGTTTATAAAAAAACGAATAAAGATAAACGCCCAACAGTGAAATAA